In Lysobacter luteus, a single window of DNA contains:
- the pheT gene encoding phenylalanine--tRNA ligase subunit beta produces MKFSENWLRQHVPTTASREQLVATLTAIGLEVEEVTDLGGTLDGVVVAEIVSAEKHPEADRLQVCTVDAGGGETVQIVCGAPNARAGLKAPLAKVGAVLPGGMAITPAKLRGVESFGMLCSAKELGTDVDASGLLELPADAVVGQPMATLLGLPDASIEIKLTPNRADCFGVRGTAYDVAAASGSEVASFEVEPVPAVSQASLPIELQAGADAPRYCGRVIEGVDASAPTPWRIAERLRRSGVRPVSLLVDVTQYVMLELGQPMHAFDRDTLTGPVGVRRARAGESLKLLDGRDAPLDGDFLLVTDADRPVALAGVMGGFDTRVTEASRNVFLESAHFAPEAIIGRSRKLGLHTDAAHRFERGVDPELPRIALEYATRLILDAAGGVPGPVVEAALEAHLAPPRPILLRRDRLARVLGLAVADSEVARILGALGLAVESDPLGWRVTPPSRRFDLAIEEDLIEEVARIHGYDAIPTTLPSGAARLVAPSETRVDGGVVRRQLAARDFLEAINYAFVDASLLQAWGATGQSVALANPLSAELGVMRTSLLPGLVSALGRNTARQQSRVRMFEIGNVFTAQAGAAPLHTLRVAAVACGNAGAEQWGAPSRPVGFHDLKGDLESLAALSGARLEFRPSTPDWAHPGRSADVFRHDSNGESTRLGWVGQVHPRLARALEIDVDVVGFELDLEPLVTRPLPKSGARSRFPSVRRDLAFVVPQDVTWQALSASVREAAGRVLRDLVLFDVYQGKGVESGCKSLAMGLILQEESRTLTDQDVDAAVAAVTTRLQQAHAATIRG; encoded by the coding sequence ATGAAGTTTTCCGAGAACTGGCTGCGCCAGCACGTGCCCACCACCGCCAGCCGCGAGCAACTGGTCGCGACGTTGACCGCGATCGGGCTGGAGGTCGAAGAGGTGACCGACCTCGGCGGGACACTGGACGGGGTGGTGGTGGCCGAGATCGTGAGTGCCGAGAAGCACCCCGAGGCCGACCGGCTGCAGGTGTGCACGGTCGACGCGGGTGGCGGCGAAACCGTGCAGATCGTCTGCGGCGCGCCCAACGCCCGTGCCGGCCTCAAGGCCCCACTCGCGAAGGTCGGCGCGGTGCTCCCCGGTGGCATGGCGATCACGCCGGCCAAGCTGCGTGGTGTCGAGTCGTTCGGGATGCTGTGCTCGGCGAAGGAGCTGGGGACCGACGTCGATGCGTCCGGCCTGCTCGAGTTGCCCGCCGATGCGGTGGTCGGCCAGCCGATGGCTACCCTGCTGGGCCTGCCCGACGCCAGCATCGAGATCAAACTGACGCCCAATCGCGCCGACTGTTTCGGCGTGCGCGGAACCGCGTACGACGTCGCCGCCGCGTCCGGCAGCGAAGTCGCTTCGTTCGAAGTCGAGCCGGTGCCGGCCGTGTCTCAGGCCAGCCTGCCGATCGAGCTGCAAGCCGGCGCCGACGCCCCGCGCTATTGCGGTCGCGTGATCGAAGGCGTCGACGCGTCCGCGCCGACCCCTTGGCGCATTGCCGAGCGCCTGCGCCGCAGCGGCGTCCGCCCGGTCTCGCTGCTGGTCGACGTGACCCAGTACGTGATGCTGGAACTCGGCCAGCCGATGCACGCGTTCGACCGCGACACGTTGACCGGTCCGGTGGGTGTACGTCGGGCACGCGCGGGCGAATCCCTGAAGCTGCTCGATGGACGCGACGCCCCGCTGGATGGCGATTTCCTGCTCGTCACCGACGCCGACCGGCCGGTCGCGCTGGCCGGGGTGATGGGCGGTTTCGACACCCGCGTGACCGAGGCCAGCCGCAACGTGTTCCTCGAATCAGCGCACTTTGCGCCCGAGGCGATCATCGGCCGCAGCCGCAAGCTCGGCCTGCACACCGACGCCGCGCACCGGTTCGAACGCGGTGTCGACCCGGAGCTGCCCCGGATCGCGCTCGAGTACGCCACCCGGTTGATCCTCGACGCGGCCGGCGGCGTGCCCGGGCCGGTGGTCGAGGCCGCGCTCGAGGCGCATCTGGCGCCGCCGCGACCGATCCTGCTGCGGCGTGACCGGCTTGCCCGGGTGCTCGGCCTCGCCGTTGCCGACAGCGAGGTGGCGCGCATCCTCGGGGCGCTGGGCCTGGCGGTGGAATCGGATCCGCTGGGCTGGCGCGTGACGCCGCCAAGCCGCCGCTTCGATCTTGCGATCGAGGAGGACCTGATCGAAGAGGTTGCGCGGATCCACGGCTACGACGCCATCCCGACCACCTTACCGTCGGGTGCCGCGCGGCTGGTCGCGCCGAGCGAGACCCGCGTCGACGGCGGGGTGGTGCGCCGCCAGCTCGCGGCACGGGACTTCCTGGAAGCGATCAACTACGCCTTCGTCGATGCCAGTCTGCTGCAGGCGTGGGGAGCAACCGGGCAAAGCGTCGCGCTCGCCAATCCGCTCAGCGCGGAGCTGGGCGTCATGCGCACTTCGCTGCTGCCGGGGCTGGTGTCGGCGCTGGGGCGCAATACCGCGCGCCAACAGTCGCGCGTGCGGATGTTCGAGATCGGCAACGTGTTCACCGCCCAGGCCGGCGCCGCCCCGTTGCATACGCTCCGTGTCGCCGCCGTCGCCTGTGGCAACGCCGGCGCCGAGCAGTGGGGCGCGCCCTCCCGACCGGTCGGCTTCCATGACCTGAAGGGTGACCTGGAGAGTCTGGCGGCCCTGTCCGGTGCGCGGCTCGAGTTCCGTCCTTCAACGCCCGACTGGGCCCATCCGGGACGTTCAGCCGACGTGTTCCGCCACGACAGCAACGGCGAGTCGACGCGGCTGGGCTGGGTCGGCCAAGTCCATCCGCGGCTGGCGCGCGCGCTGGAAATCGATGTCGACGTGGTCGGGTTCGAACTCGACCTCGAGCCGCTGGTGACCCGGCCGCTGCCGAAGTCCGGCGCCCGCTCGCGGTTCCCCTCGGTCCGCCGCGACCTCGCCTTCGTGGTGCCCCAGGACGTCACTTGGCAGGCCTTGTCGGCAAGCGTCCGGGAAGCGGCCGGAAGGGTCCTGCGCGACCTCGTGCTGTTCGATGTCTACCAGGGCAAGGGCGTGGAATCTGGATGCAAGAGTCTCGCTATGGGCTTGATTCTGCAGGAAGAATCACGCACCCTGACCGACCAGGACGTGGACGCGGCGGTTGCCGCGGTGACCACGCGGTTGCAACAGGCGCACGCGGCCACGATTCGCGGCTGA
- a CDS encoding acyl-CoA dehydrogenase C-terminal domain-containing protein, with product MSKYKAPLRDMRFALHDVLGLEHALPALGHDEVGRELVDAVLEEAARFAETVLAPLNEVGDREGCTHDKATGDVTTPSGFKEAYAQYVDAGWPGLTAPAEFGGQGLPHVTGFVQKEMVDSANLAWGNFPLLGHGATEALRQHGEDWQREVFLKPLVDGRWTGTMCLTEPHCGTDLGLLKTRAEPGPDGTYAITGTKIFITAGEHDMAPNIIHLVLARLPDAPSGSRGISLFVVPKFKVDREGNVGARNALVCGSLEHKMGIHGSATCVMNFDGAEGYLVGQPHKGMSHMFTMMNAARLAVGLQGLGLSERALQNALAYSRDRLQSRSLSGPKLPEKPADPIIVHPDVRRMLLTCKALVEGGRVMAYHAGLMVDTAEGASDAGERERAEALVEFMTPIVKGCLTEWGIECTYHALQCFGGHGYIAEHGMEQLARDARITTLYEGTTGIQALDLVGRKILKLQGAGLKAFGAMVAGFCREQSANPAVAGLVGPLADKAREWEELTVSVAKAAAANPEEVGAASYDYLMYSGYVTLAYWWARSVAAAEASDQPEAFKAGKRETARFYFERVLPRTLAHAAAIRSGAGSLMSLDADHFDG from the coding sequence ATGAGCAAGTACAAGGCTCCCCTGCGGGACATGCGGTTCGCACTCCACGACGTGCTCGGTCTCGAGCATGCCCTGCCCGCCCTCGGCCATGACGAGGTCGGCCGCGAACTGGTCGACGCCGTGCTCGAGGAAGCCGCCCGCTTCGCCGAGACGGTGCTTGCGCCGCTCAACGAGGTCGGCGACCGCGAGGGGTGCACCCACGACAAGGCCACCGGTGATGTCACCACGCCGAGCGGGTTCAAGGAGGCCTACGCGCAGTACGTCGACGCCGGGTGGCCGGGGCTGACGGCGCCGGCCGAATTCGGCGGCCAGGGGCTGCCCCACGTGACCGGATTCGTGCAGAAGGAAATGGTCGACAGCGCCAACCTGGCGTGGGGCAACTTCCCGCTGCTAGGACATGGCGCCACCGAGGCGCTGCGCCAGCACGGCGAGGACTGGCAGCGGGAGGTCTTCCTCAAGCCGCTGGTCGATGGCCGCTGGACCGGCACCATGTGCCTGACCGAGCCGCATTGCGGCACGGACCTGGGGCTGCTCAAGACCCGCGCCGAACCCGGCCCCGACGGCACCTACGCGATCACCGGCACCAAGATCTTCATCACTGCCGGCGAGCACGACATGGCGCCCAACATCATCCACCTGGTGCTGGCGCGCCTTCCGGACGCGCCGTCGGGAAGCCGCGGCATCTCGCTGTTCGTGGTGCCCAAGTTCAAGGTGGACCGCGAGGGCAACGTCGGCGCGCGCAATGCGCTGGTGTGCGGCTCGCTCGAGCACAAGATGGGCATCCACGGTTCGGCGACGTGCGTGATGAACTTCGACGGCGCCGAGGGCTACCTCGTCGGCCAGCCCCACAAGGGCATGTCACACATGTTCACCATGATGAATGCCGCGCGCCTGGCGGTCGGCCTGCAGGGACTGGGGCTTTCCGAGCGCGCGCTGCAGAACGCCCTCGCCTATTCGCGCGACCGGCTGCAGTCGCGCTCGCTGTCGGGGCCGAAGCTGCCGGAGAAGCCGGCCGACCCGATCATCGTCCACCCGGACGTGCGCCGGATGCTGCTGACCTGCAAGGCCCTGGTCGAGGGCGGTCGCGTGATGGCCTACCACGCCGGCCTGATGGTCGACACCGCCGAGGGCGCCAGCGACGCAGGCGAACGCGAGCGCGCCGAGGCGCTGGTCGAGTTCATGACCCCGATCGTCAAGGGCTGTTTGACCGAGTGGGGCATCGAGTGCACCTACCACGCACTGCAATGCTTCGGCGGCCACGGCTACATCGCCGAGCACGGCATGGAGCAACTGGCCCGGGACGCGCGCATCACCACGCTCTATGAGGGCACCACCGGCATCCAGGCGCTGGACCTGGTGGGCCGCAAGATCCTCAAGCTGCAGGGCGCCGGCCTCAAGGCCTTCGGCGCGATGGTCGCCGGCTTCTGCCGCGAGCAGTCCGCCAACCCCGCCGTTGCCGGGCTGGTCGGCCCGCTGGCGGACAAGGCGCGCGAATGGGAAGAACTGACCGTCTCCGTTGCCAAGGCGGCCGCGGCCAACCCGGAGGAGGTCGGCGCCGCCTCGTACGACTACCTGATGTATTCGGGCTACGTCACGCTCGCCTACTGGTGGGCGCGCAGCGTGGCCGCCGCCGAGGCGTCCGACCAGCCCGAAGCGTTCAAGGCCGGCAAGCGCGAGACCGCCCGGTTCTATTTCGAGCGTGTGCTGCCTCGCACGCTCGCGCATGCCGCAGCGATCCGCAGCGGCGCCGGGTCGCTCATGTCGCTCGACGCGGACCACTTCGACGGCTGA
- a CDS encoding MerR family transcriptional regulator, with protein sequence MLDPGSNRELPPIPAKRYFTIGEVSELCDVKPHVLRYWETEFPSLNPVKRRGNRRYYQRHEVLMVRQIRGLLYEQGYTIGGARLRLEGEAAKDESALSSQIIRQVRMELEEVLQLLRR encoded by the coding sequence ATGCTTGACCCCGGCAGCAACCGCGAACTTCCGCCGATCCCGGCCAAGCGCTATTTCACCATCGGCGAGGTCAGCGAGCTGTGCGACGTCAAGCCGCACGTGCTGCGCTACTGGGAAACCGAGTTCCCGTCGCTTAACCCCGTCAAGCGCCGCGGCAACCGCCGTTACTACCAGCGGCATGAAGTGCTGATGGTGCGGCAGATCCGCGGGCTGCTGTACGAACAGGGCTACACGATCGGCGGCGCCCGGCTGCGGCTGGAGGGCGAGGCGGCGAAGGACGAATCCGCATTGAGCTCGCAGATCATCCGGCAGGTCCGGATGGAGCTGGAAGAAGTCCTGCAGTTGCTGCGTCGCTGA
- a CDS encoding DUF6491 family protein encodes MTIQTVGAALRPSTLLATAVLAIVMLAGCASGPTLSETQRHQLYLDHAGEPVNKFNYHGTLHSWEPVGDDALLVWTRPSEAYLLRLASACPRLDVGRAISLSDQTGSVFAGLDNVVVLDQTTRIPCRIQTIQPVDVAALRRAEDATRAGLQASGGT; translated from the coding sequence ATGACGATCCAAACCGTCGGCGCTGCGCTGCGCCCATCGACGCTTCTTGCAACCGCCGTCCTGGCAATCGTGATGCTGGCCGGTTGCGCCTCCGGGCCGACGCTGTCGGAGACCCAGCGGCACCAGCTCTACCTCGACCATGCCGGCGAGCCGGTCAACAAGTTCAACTACCACGGCACGCTGCACAGCTGGGAGCCGGTGGGCGACGATGCGCTCCTCGTGTGGACCCGGCCGAGCGAGGCCTACCTGCTGCGGCTTGCTAGCGCCTGCCCGCGGCTGGACGTGGGGCGCGCGATCTCGCTGAGCGACCAGACCGGGAGCGTGTTCGCCGGGCTCGACAACGTCGTGGTGCTGGACCAGACCACCCGGATCCCCTGCCGGATCCAGACGATCCAGCCGGTCGACGTCGCCGCGCTGAGGCGGGCGGAAGACGCGACCCGCGCCGGGCTTCAGGCCTCCGGCGGGACGTAG
- a CDS encoding HNH endonuclease — MPPGPDAPAVGPRGGIERLNSVRLLALDAHGRVLDWMNWQQAACLYARDAVAWTLGDPCLQVHGGTNRLSGEQSLLDLHPIVAARGHARAHALDPTPALTNTALFARDAHLCLYCGRECHRPQLTRDHVLPVSKGGRDVWENVVAACFHCNSRKGNRTPQQAGMPLLAVPYRPSWVEHLILSNRNILADQMAFLKSHLPKKHARSVN; from the coding sequence ATCCCGCCCGGACCGGATGCCCCGGCGGTCGGCCCGCGTGGCGGCATCGAACGCCTCAATTCGGTGAGGTTGCTCGCGCTGGACGCCCACGGGCGTGTCCTCGACTGGATGAACTGGCAGCAGGCCGCCTGCCTCTACGCACGCGATGCGGTCGCCTGGACACTCGGCGATCCCTGCCTGCAGGTCCATGGCGGCACCAACCGGCTCAGCGGCGAGCAGAGCCTGCTGGACCTGCACCCGATCGTCGCCGCGCGCGGCCATGCCCGGGCCCACGCGCTGGACCCGACACCGGCACTCACCAACACGGCGCTGTTTGCCCGCGACGCCCACCTGTGTCTGTACTGCGGCCGCGAATGCCACCGGCCGCAGCTGACCCGCGACCACGTCCTGCCGGTCTCCAAAGGAGGCCGCGACGTCTGGGAGAACGTCGTCGCCGCGTGTTTCCACTGCAACTCGCGCAAGGGCAACCGCACCCCCCAACAGGCCGGCATGCCGTTGCTGGCGGTGCCCTACCGGCCCAGCTGGGTCGAACACCTGATCCTCTCCAACCGCAACATCCTGGCCGACCAGATGGCATTCCTGAAAAGCCACCTGCCGAAGAAGCACGCGCGCTCGGTCAACTGA
- a CDS encoding oxidative damage protection protein: MPRAVYCEYEKRETEGLDFAPWPGPAGKRVYAHIGKGAWSAWLAHQTMLINENRLSPMNPAHREFLEAEMIKFLFGGDAEKPAGYVPPEA, from the coding sequence ATGCCCCGCGCCGTCTATTGCGAATACGAGAAACGCGAAACCGAGGGCCTCGATTTCGCACCCTGGCCCGGTCCTGCCGGCAAGCGCGTCTACGCACACATCGGCAAGGGCGCATGGTCGGCATGGCTGGCGCACCAGACCATGCTGATCAACGAGAACCGCCTGTCACCGATGAACCCCGCGCACCGCGAGTTCCTCGAAGCCGAGATGATCAAGTTCCTGTTCGGCGGCGACGCCGAGAAGCCGGCCGGCTACGTCCCGCCGGAGGCCTGA
- the dxs gene encoding 1-deoxy-D-xylulose-5-phosphate synthase: protein MIDPQRYPRLSRISVPAELRAFPEEELPAIADELRAYLIEQVAQSGGHFGAGLGVIELTVALHWLYETPVDRLVWDVGHQTYPHKILTGRRDAIRTVKQKDGVAPFPKREESEYDTFGVGHSSTSISAALGMAIALQRAGDDRKVVAVIGDGAITGGMAFEALAHGGGMGDEPGGVEPNLLVILNDNQMSISENVGGVTRMLGRLSGSRTLNALREGGKKLLGDKHGAPARFVKRWEEQWKGMFVPSTFFEELGFHYTGPIDGHDLPALLGALKTLKHLKGPQLLHIITTKGKGYELAEGDQIGYHAVSPFDPSQGMVSKPGAKKPTYTDVFGDWLCDMAAADPQLLAITPAMREGSGLVRYSREYPERYFDVAIAEQHAVTLAAGMACEGAKPVVAIYSTFLQRGYDQLVHDVAIQNLDVLFAIDRGGVVGPDGATHAGNLDLSYLRCVPNMVVMAPADEDECRTMLSTGFRYAGPAAVRYPRGTGPGVALRPGLDTLPIGKAEVRRRGGPVALLAFGAMVAAAEQAGVALGLTVVNMRFVKPLDRALVLQLARDHEGFVTIEDNVVAGGAGSGVAELLAAEGIVLPILHLGLPDEFQHHASREQLLAEAGLDAAGIQRAVDARWPGLGARPATGTA, encoded by the coding sequence ATGATCGATCCCCAACGCTACCCGCGCTTGTCGCGCATTTCGGTCCCGGCCGAGCTTCGCGCGTTTCCCGAAGAGGAATTGCCGGCGATCGCCGACGAGCTGCGCGCCTACCTGATCGAACAGGTCGCCCAGTCGGGCGGGCACTTCGGCGCCGGACTGGGCGTCATCGAGCTGACCGTCGCGCTGCACTGGCTGTACGAGACGCCGGTGGACCGCCTGGTCTGGGATGTCGGCCACCAGACGTACCCGCACAAGATCCTGACCGGTCGCCGCGACGCGATCCGCACGGTCAAGCAGAAGGACGGCGTCGCGCCGTTCCCCAAGCGCGAGGAGTCGGAGTACGACACCTTCGGCGTCGGCCACAGCTCCACCAGCATCTCGGCCGCGCTGGGCATGGCGATTGCACTGCAGCGCGCCGGTGACGACCGCAAGGTGGTCGCGGTGATCGGCGACGGTGCGATCACCGGCGGCATGGCGTTCGAAGCACTGGCGCACGGCGGCGGCATGGGCGACGAGCCCGGCGGCGTCGAACCGAACCTGCTGGTGATCCTCAACGACAACCAGATGTCGATTTCCGAGAACGTCGGCGGCGTCACCCGGATGCTCGGGCGGCTGTCAGGCAGCCGCACGCTCAATGCCCTGCGCGAGGGCGGCAAGAAGCTGCTCGGCGACAAGCACGGCGCGCCGGCGCGCTTCGTCAAACGCTGGGAAGAACAGTGGAAGGGGATGTTCGTCCCGTCCACGTTCTTCGAGGAACTCGGCTTCCACTACACCGGCCCGATCGATGGCCACGACCTGCCGGCACTGCTGGGCGCGCTGAAGACCCTCAAGCACCTCAAGGGTCCGCAGTTGCTCCACATCATCACCACCAAGGGCAAGGGCTACGAGCTCGCGGAAGGCGACCAGATCGGCTACCACGCCGTCAGCCCGTTCGACCCCAGCCAGGGCATGGTCAGCAAGCCGGGCGCCAAGAAGCCCACCTATACCGACGTGTTCGGCGACTGGCTGTGCGACATGGCCGCCGCCGACCCGCAACTGCTCGCCATCACCCCGGCGATGCGCGAGGGCTCGGGGCTGGTCCGCTACAGTCGCGAGTACCCGGAGCGCTATTTCGACGTGGCCATCGCCGAGCAGCACGCCGTGACGCTCGCGGCCGGCATGGCCTGCGAGGGTGCCAAGCCGGTGGTGGCGATCTATTCGACCTTCCTCCAGCGCGGCTACGACCAGCTGGTGCACGACGTCGCGATCCAGAACCTTGACGTGCTGTTCGCGATCGACCGCGGCGGCGTGGTCGGGCCCGACGGCGCCACCCACGCCGGCAACCTCGACCTCAGCTACCTGCGCTGCGTCCCGAACATGGTGGTCATGGCGCCAGCCGACGAGGATGAGTGCCGCACGATGCTCTCCACCGGCTTCCGCTACGCCGGCCCGGCCGCCGTGCGGTACCCGCGCGGCACCGGCCCGGGCGTGGCGCTGCGACCCGGGCTCGACACCTTGCCGATCGGCAAGGCCGAGGTGCGGCGCCGCGGCGGCCCGGTGGCGTTGCTCGCGTTCGGCGCGATGGTGGCCGCGGCCGAACAGGCCGGCGTCGCGCTCGGGCTGACCGTGGTCAACATGCGCTTCGTCAAGCCATTGGACCGCGCTCTGGTGCTGCAGTTGGCACGGGACCACGAGGGTTTCGTCACGATCGAGGACAACGTGGTTGCAGGCGGCGCCGGCAGCGGCGTGGCCGAGCTGCTCGCCGCGGAAGGGATCGTCCTGCCGATTCTGCACCTGGGCCTGCCCGACGAGTTCCAGCACCACGCCAGCCGCGAGCAACTTCTCGCCGAGGCCGGCCTGGACGCGGCGGGGATCCAGCGCGCGGTCGACGCCCGCTGGCCCGGGCTGGGCGCGCGTCCGGCAACCGGTACGGCCTGA
- a CDS encoding integration host factor subunit alpha, with translation MALTKAEMAERLFDEVGLNKREAKEFVDAFFDSLRQALESGRQVKLSGFGNFDLRRKNQRPGRNPKTGEEIPISARTVVTFKPGQKLKERVEAYGGGVTHA, from the coding sequence ATGGCATTGACCAAGGCTGAAATGGCCGAGCGCCTCTTCGACGAGGTCGGCCTCAACAAGCGCGAAGCGAAGGAATTCGTCGACGCGTTTTTCGACAGCCTGCGCCAGGCGCTCGAAAGCGGCCGCCAGGTCAAGCTGTCGGGCTTCGGCAACTTCGACCTGCGCCGCAAGAACCAGCGTCCGGGCCGCAACCCGAAGACCGGCGAGGAGATTCCGATTTCCGCACGCACCGTCGTGACCTTCAAGCCCGGCCAGAAGCTCAAGGAACGCGTCGAAGCGTATGGCGGGGGCGTGACCCATGCTTGA